In the Staphylococcus condimenti genome, one interval contains:
- the xerC gene encoding tyrosine recombinase XerC, with the protein MNKIQESFLYMLKVERFFSKHTLKSYHDDLVQFNAFLEHEHLKLKSFEYKDARNYLSFLYSKGLKRTTVSRKISTLRSFYEFWMTQDDTVVNPFVQLVHPKKEQYLPHFFYEEEMSALFETVEADGHKGLRDRVILELLYGTGIRVSELVNIKLEDLDLNSPGVKVLGKGNKERFIPFGNMCRESIERYLELFPPIQNVSHDYLLVNMNGRPITERGVRYVLNDIVKRTAGVTDIHPHKLRHTFATHMLNEGADLRTVQSLLGHVNLSTTGRYTHVSNQQLRKVYLNAHPRAKKEK; encoded by the coding sequence TTGAATAAAATCCAAGAGTCTTTTTTATACATGTTAAAAGTAGAACGATTTTTTTCTAAGCATACTTTAAAGTCTTACCACGATGATTTAGTTCAATTTAATGCATTTTTAGAACACGAGCATTTAAAATTAAAATCTTTTGAATATAAAGACGCAAGAAATTATTTGTCATTTTTATATTCAAAAGGCTTGAAAAGAACTACAGTTTCCCGTAAAATTTCTACGTTACGTTCTTTCTATGAGTTTTGGATGACACAAGACGATACAGTTGTTAATCCTTTTGTTCAACTTGTACATCCCAAGAAAGAACAATATCTGCCTCATTTTTTCTACGAAGAAGAAATGAGCGCTTTATTTGAAACTGTAGAAGCAGACGGTCATAAAGGTTTGCGTGACCGTGTGATTTTAGAATTGTTGTACGGAACTGGCATTCGGGTTTCAGAATTAGTGAACATCAAGTTAGAGGATCTAGATTTAAATTCACCTGGTGTTAAAGTGCTGGGTAAAGGTAATAAGGAACGATTTATACCATTTGGAAATATGTGCAGAGAGAGTATTGAACGTTATCTTGAACTATTTCCGCCTATTCAGAATGTAAGTCATGACTATTTATTAGTAAATATGAATGGCCGTCCAATTACTGAACGAGGTGTGAGATATGTTTTGAATGACATAGTGAAGCGGACAGCAGGAGTAACAGATATACATCCTCATAAATTGCGTCATACATTTGCAACACATATGTTGAATGAAGGCGCTGATTTGCGAACAGTCCAATCTCTTCTCGGTCACGTCAATTTATCAACCACTGGTCGATATACGCATGTTTCAAACCAGCAACTGCGTAAAGTTTATTTAAATGCACATCCTCGAGCTAAAAAGGAGAAATAA
- a CDS encoding ribonuclease HII, which produces MTHSIKEVKALLKEIQDLKTLDASEWNEDERKGVQQAIASRRKQLEKEAALVTHYKEMMQYEEDILSENPEAVICGIDEVGRGPLAGPVVACAVVLNAGHAYYGLDDSKKVSAVNRQKLAEALIKGTTAYAYGVATPEEIDDLNIYQATQVAMMRAIENLSVTPTHLLIDAMELPLDTAQTSIIKGDAKSVSIAAASILAKENRDAFMRKLAEQYPGYDFEHNVGYGTKAHLEGIKHYGIIPEHRKSFEPIKSIVQEKLDI; this is translated from the coding sequence ATGACACATTCTATTAAGGAAGTAAAAGCGTTATTAAAAGAAATACAGGATTTAAAAACCCTAGATGCATCAGAATGGAATGAGGATGAGCGTAAAGGTGTACAACAAGCCATTGCCAGTCGCCGAAAACAGTTAGAAAAAGAAGCAGCACTTGTCACACATTATAAAGAAATGATGCAATACGAAGAAGATATATTAAGCGAAAATCCTGAAGCTGTAATATGCGGTATTGATGAAGTAGGGCGTGGACCGCTTGCAGGTCCTGTTGTTGCTTGTGCTGTCGTTTTAAATGCTGGTCATGCTTACTACGGACTAGATGATTCTAAAAAAGTGAGCGCTGTTAATCGTCAAAAATTAGCTGAAGCTTTAATAAAAGGGACAACTGCCTATGCGTATGGAGTTGCAACACCTGAAGAAATTGATGATTTGAATATTTACCAAGCCACACAAGTTGCGATGATGCGTGCTATTGAAAATCTATCTGTTACGCCTACGCATTTATTGATTGATGCGATGGAATTACCATTAGATACAGCGCAAACTTCAATTATTAAAGGCGATGCTAAAAGTGTTTCAATTGCAGCAGCAAGTATTTTAGCTAAAGAAAATCGAGATGCTTTTATGCGAAAATTAGCCGAACAATATCCGGGTTATGATTTTGAACATAATGTGGGTTATGGTACTAAAGCACATTTAGAAGGAATAAAACATTACGGAATCATTCCGGAACATAGAAAATCTTTTGAACCGATTAAATCTATTGTTCAAGAAAAATTAGACATTTAA
- the sucD gene encoding succinate--CoA ligase subunit alpha — translation MSVYVDKNTKVIVQGITGSTALFHTKQMLEYGTQIVAGVTPGKGGQVVEGVPVFNTVEEAKEETGANVSVIYVPAPFAADAILECADADLDLAICITEHIPVLDMVKVVRYLEDKNTRLIGPNCPGVISPDDCKIGIMPGYIHKRGHVGVVSRSGTLTYEAVHQLTEEGIGQSSAVGIGGDPVNGTNFIDVLDAFNKDPETKAVVMIGEIGGTAEEEAAEWINKNMTKPVVGFIGGQTAPPGKRMGHAGAIISGGKGTAKEKIKTLNENGVKTADTPSEIGSTLIEAAKEAGIYEELLTVKKDS, via the coding sequence ATGAGCGTATATGTAGATAAGAATACAAAAGTAATCGTGCAAGGTATCACTGGGTCTACAGCCCTTTTCCATACAAAACAAATGCTTGAGTATGGTACTCAAATCGTTGCAGGTGTAACGCCTGGTAAAGGTGGACAAGTTGTAGAAGGTGTACCTGTATTTAATACAGTAGAAGAAGCGAAAGAAGAAACTGGTGCAAATGTTTCAGTAATTTATGTTCCAGCACCATTTGCTGCAGATGCAATTTTAGAATGTGCAGATGCTGATTTAGATTTAGCAATCTGTATTACTGAGCACATTCCTGTTTTAGATATGGTTAAAGTTGTTCGTTATTTAGAAGATAAAAACACTCGTTTAATCGGACCTAACTGCCCAGGTGTTATTTCTCCTGACGACTGTAAAATCGGAATTATGCCTGGTTATATCCATAAAAGAGGCCATGTGGGCGTAGTATCTCGTTCTGGTACTTTAACTTATGAAGCAGTACATCAATTAACTGAAGAAGGCATCGGTCAATCATCAGCTGTTGGTATCGGCGGTGACCCTGTCAATGGTACTAACTTCATCGATGTATTAGATGCGTTCAACAAAGATCCAGAAACTAAAGCAGTTGTCATGATTGGTGAAATCGGCGGTACTGCTGAAGAAGAAGCGGCTGAATGGATTAATAAAAATATGACTAAACCAGTAGTTGGATTTATCGGAGGTCAAACAGCTCCTCCAGGTAAACGTATGGGACACGCTGGTGCGATTATTTCTGGCGGTAAAGGTACTGCAAAAGAAAAAATCAAAACACTTAATGAAAACGGTGTGAAAACAGCAGATACGCCTTCTGAAATCGGTTCAACTTTAATTGAAGCGGCTAAAGAAGCTGGTATCTATGAAGAATTATTAACAGTTAAGAAAGATTCTTAA
- the topA gene encoding type I DNA topoisomerase: MTLADNLVIVESPAKAKTIEKYLGKRYKVIASMGHVRDLPRSQMGVDVEDDFEPKYITIRGKGPVVKELKRHAKKAKKIFLASDPDREGEAIAWHLANILDLDENAKNRVVFNEITKDAIKESFKTPRGIELNLVDAQQARRIVDRLVGYNISPVLWKKVKKGLSAGRVQSVALRLIIDRENEIRNFKPEEYWKIEGNFRYKKSTFSAKFLHYKNKPYKLNNKDDVKFITDQLDGNEFEVTKVTKKEKKRYPANPFTTSTLQQEASRKLNFKARKTMMIAQQLYEGIDLKKQGTVGLITYMRTDSTRISAGAKAETKEFITEKYGKDYISQRKAAAGKQGDQDAHEAIRPTKTLRTPAEMKEFLTRDQYRLYKLIWDRFVASQMAPAVLDTVAMDIEQNDVKFRANGQTIKFKGFMTLYVESKDEEEEKNSKLPVIAEGEKVTATDIEPTQHFTQPPPRFTEARLVKTLEELKIGRPSTYAPTLDTIQKRNYVKMESKRFVPTELGEIVHEQVKEYFPEIIDVDFTVNMETLLDKIAEGDIKWREVVGNFYGGFEKDVERAEQEMEKIEIKDEPAGEDCEECGSPMVIKMGRYGKFMACSNFPDCRNTKAIVKEIGVKCPKCDDGQVVERKSKKGRVFYGCSNYPECDFISWDKPVGRSCPKCDHYLVERKKGRSSQVICSNCDYKEEVQK; this comes from the coding sequence ATCACTTTGGCTGATAATTTAGTCATAGTTGAGTCGCCTGCAAAAGCTAAAACAATTGAAAAATATTTAGGGAAACGATATAAAGTTATCGCATCAATGGGGCATGTCAGAGATTTGCCAAGAAGCCAAATGGGCGTTGATGTTGAAGATGATTTTGAACCCAAATATATTACCATTCGCGGCAAAGGACCGGTCGTTAAAGAATTAAAAAGACATGCTAAAAAAGCAAAGAAAATCTTTTTAGCAAGTGACCCCGACCGTGAAGGAGAAGCGATTGCATGGCACTTGGCGAATATATTAGATTTAGATGAAAATGCAAAGAACCGTGTAGTATTTAATGAAATTACAAAGGATGCAATAAAAGAAAGTTTTAAAACACCAAGAGGAATAGAATTGAACTTGGTAGATGCACAGCAAGCACGCCGTATTGTAGACAGACTTGTGGGATATAACATTTCTCCAGTTCTATGGAAGAAAGTTAAAAAAGGTCTTTCTGCTGGTCGTGTTCAATCAGTTGCTTTACGTCTTATCATTGATCGTGAAAATGAAATCAGAAACTTCAAACCAGAAGAATACTGGAAAATAGAAGGTAATTTCAGATATAAAAAATCAACGTTCAGTGCCAAATTCTTACATTATAAAAACAAACCATATAAATTAAACAATAAAGATGATGTTAAATTCATTACAGATCAATTAGATGGCAACGAATTTGAAGTCACTAAAGTGACTAAAAAAGAAAAGAAACGTTATCCAGCTAATCCATTTACAACATCTACATTGCAACAAGAAGCTTCAAGAAAATTGAACTTTAAAGCTAGAAAAACAATGATGATTGCACAACAACTATATGAAGGTATTGATTTGAAGAAACAAGGTACTGTTGGTTTGATTACCTATATGCGTACAGACTCAACACGTATTTCAGCTGGAGCAAAAGCTGAAACAAAAGAATTCATTACTGAAAAATATGGAAAAGATTATATATCTCAACGTAAAGCAGCTGCTGGAAAGCAAGGGGATCAAGATGCCCATGAAGCTATCCGTCCAACTAAAACTTTACGTACACCAGCTGAAATGAAAGAATTCTTAACTAGAGATCAATATCGTTTATATAAATTGATTTGGGATCGTTTTGTTGCAAGCCAAATGGCACCTGCAGTTTTAGATACTGTAGCAATGGATATTGAACAAAATGATGTTAAATTCCGAGCTAATGGACAAACGATTAAATTTAAAGGCTTTATGACGTTATATGTAGAATCTAAGGATGAAGAAGAAGAGAAAAACAGTAAGTTGCCGGTAATTGCCGAAGGTGAAAAAGTAACCGCAACAGATATTGAACCTACTCAACACTTCACACAACCACCACCAAGATTCACTGAAGCACGTTTAGTTAAAACATTAGAAGAATTGAAAATCGGCCGACCTTCAACTTATGCACCGACATTAGATACAATTCAAAAACGTAATTATGTCAAAATGGAAAGTAAAAGATTTGTACCTACTGAACTAGGTGAAATCGTACATGAACAAGTTAAAGAATACTTCCCAGAAATTATCGATGTTGACTTTACAGTCAATATGGAAACATTATTAGACAAAATCGCAGAAGGTGACATTAAATGGAGAGAAGTTGTCGGCAATTTCTATGGCGGTTTTGAAAAAGATGTTGAACGTGCAGAACAAGAAATGGAAAAAATTGAAATTAAAGATGAACCTGCAGGTGAAGATTGTGAAGAATGCGGTTCACCTATGGTTATCAAAATGGGCCGTTACGGTAAATTTATGGCTTGTTCTAATTTTCCTGATTGTCGAAATACAAAAGCAATCGTGAAGGAAATCGGAGTAAAATGTCCTAAATGTGATGATGGTCAAGTTGTAGAACGTAAATCTAAAAAAGGAAGAGTTTTCTATGGCTGTTCAAATTATCCAGAATGTGACTTTATCTCATGGGATAAACCAGTCGGCAGAAGCTGTCCGAAATGTGATCATTATCTTGTTGAACGTAAAAAAGGTCGATCAAGCCAAGTTATTTGTTCAAATTGTGATTATAAAGAAGAAGTTCAAAAATAG
- the sucC gene encoding ADP-forming succinate--CoA ligase subunit beta: protein MNIHEYQGKEIFRSMGVPVPEGRVAFTAEEAVEKAKELDTDVYVVKAQIHAGGRGKAGGVKIAKSLSEVETYANELLGKQLVTHQTGPEGKEVKRLYIEEGADIKKEYYVGFVIDRATDRVTLMASEEGGTEIEEVAAKTPEKIFKETIDPVIGLAPFQARRIAFNINIPKESINKAAKFLMALYNVFIEEDCSIVEINPLVLTGEGDVLALDAKINFDDNALFRHKDILELRDLEEEDPKEIEASKYDLSYIALEGDIGCMVNGAGLAMATMDTINHFGGNPANFLDVGGGATKEKVTEAFKIILGDDNVKGIFVNIFGGIMRCDIIAEGIVAAVKEVDLTLPLVVRLEGTNVELGKQILKDSGLAIEPAATMAEGAQKIVKLVKEV from the coding sequence ATGAATATCCACGAGTATCAAGGAAAAGAAATCTTTCGTTCAATGGGCGTTCCCGTTCCAGAAGGACGTGTAGCATTCACTGCTGAAGAAGCAGTAGAAAAAGCTAAAGAATTAGACACTGATGTTTATGTTGTTAAAGCACAAATCCACGCTGGGGGTAGAGGTAAAGCTGGCGGCGTTAAAATCGCTAAGTCATTATCTGAAGTGGAAACTTATGCTAATGAATTACTAGGGAAACAGCTTGTAACTCACCAAACTGGCCCTGAAGGTAAAGAAGTTAAACGTTTATACATCGAAGAAGGCGCAGATATTAAAAAAGAATATTATGTTGGCTTCGTTATTGACCGTGCAACAGATCGTGTTACTTTGATGGCATCTGAAGAAGGCGGTACTGAAATTGAAGAAGTAGCAGCAAAAACACCAGAAAAAATCTTCAAAGAAACAATCGACCCTGTAATTGGTTTAGCGCCATTCCAAGCGCGTCGTATTGCTTTCAATATCAATATTCCAAAAGAATCAATTAATAAAGCCGCTAAATTCTTAATGGCTTTATACAATGTGTTTATTGAAGAAGATTGCTCAATCGTTGAAATTAACCCATTAGTATTAACTGGTGAAGGCGATGTTTTAGCATTAGATGCTAAAATCAACTTCGACGATAACGCTTTATTCAGACACAAAGATATTCTAGAATTACGTGATTTAGAAGAAGAAGATCCAAAAGAAATCGAAGCTTCTAAATATGATTTATCTTACATTGCTTTAGAAGGCGACATTGGCTGTATGGTTAATGGTGCTGGTTTAGCTATGGCAACTATGGATACAATCAATCATTTTGGCGGAAATCCTGCAAACTTCTTAGACGTAGGGGGCGGCGCTACGAAAGAAAAAGTTACTGAAGCATTCAAAATCATCTTAGGTGATGACAATGTTAAAGGTATCTTTGTAAACATCTTCGGTGGTATCATGCGTTGTGATATTATCGCTGAAGGTATCGTAGCAGCAGTTAAAGAAGTCGACTTAACATTACCTTTAGTTGTACGTCTTGAAGGTACTAATGTTGAACTCGGTAAACAAATCTTAAAAGATTCAGGTTTAGCAATTGAGCCAGCAGCGACAATGGCTGAAGGTGCTCAAAAAATTGTAAAACTTGTCAAAGAAGTCTAA